The sequence below is a genomic window from Rhodospirillales bacterium RIFCSPLOWO2_02_FULL_58_16.
ATGTTTGCCTATTGGGGCGCTGTTGCGCGACCCCGCATTATAGGCTCGGGAGAGTGACCACCGGAATTACGCTATGTGGTTCATAAAACAGTGCTTGTCCCGGTCAACGCGCCGGGCGTTAGGGGGTATACCCCTCCTTGGTAAGGAGGGGAAAGCGCAGGGGGCTGTCATGGGGCCGTTGGCATTACATCGGGCATTGTCGATCCTCCAAGGCTTTCTTCGCGCCCGTGTAATTCAGGGTTCTCATCACGCCTATGTAATCAGCGAGGCGGGTCGAAACGTCCTCCGCCTTATGATCGAAGAATTCACTGTACGCCTTATCGACAGTCAAGATGTGATGGATGAACCACTTTCCAAGGTAATCGCCGATCTCCGCAATTTCATGGGGGTTCTTTCGTTCACCGTAATTTTTTTTCAGATCGCTCACCCAGCTACGGAATTTTTCATGTTCCGCCTTGTGCTCCTCGGCGTCGGGATATTCCAGGGCGTCCATCAATACTTCTTCAATGCCGAGGTGAATTTCTCCAAAGACGGACAGCGCCTCAATCGCGTCCTTGACGACTTTATGGCCGTCGCCCACCCACGAGGAGGCAACCAGCCGGTCAATCACCGCCAGAAGAATTTTGTGGTCGGAGTCGAGGACGGCAATCCCGACGCTCATCGAGGGGGACCATGTGATTTGCGTGGAAACGGGCAGCGTTACCGTAACTTTCGTACCCTTGCCGAGTTCGCTGTCAATGCGCAATTCGCCTCCGTGAAGTTCCGTCAACGCCTTGCACAGGGGCAACCCGAGACCCATTCCTTCCTGTTTTTTATGGTTACTACGTTCGATTTGTGAAAACGGCTCCATCGCCGTCGAAATGTTCTCCCCGGAAATGCCGACGCCGGTATCCGTGACGGTAATATTAAAGTGCGGCGTCAATGCCTTAGCCGCAACCACGACGGCGCCGCCCTCATGAGAGAATTTAATCGCATTAACGATCAGGTTGATCAATATCTGCCTGATCGCCTTTTTATCGGCAAAAAGCAGCGGAAGTTCCGGTGAAATTTCGTTGATCAGGGAAATTTTATTCTCATCGGCCCTGCCTTTAACCGACGCGAAGACTTCCGATGTCAAATCCGCAAGGATAAACGCTTCCCGGTGAATCCGGCATTCCGTCGCGTCGATTTTGGACATTTCAAGAATGTTTTCAATCATGGAGAGAAGGTCGCTCCCGCTCTGATAAATATCCTTGGCGTATTCCGCGTACAGGGGCGAACCGAGCGGCCCGAACGTTTGTTTGATCATTATTGCCGAGAACCCCATGACGGCGTTCAGGGGCGTGCGAAGTTCGTGGCTCATGGTGTTGAGGAACTGTGATTTGGCGAGGCCGGCGGCTTCGGCCTTGTCGCGCTGTATTTTTAATTCCTCGAAAGACGCCTCAAGGCTCTGGGTATTGGCCTTGAGTTCCTCCGCATAATTGGAAAGATGTAATTTCTGTTCTATCAGATCATGTCGGGTTTGCACCAACTCGGTAATGTTGGTGATAATTAACCTGAATTTTGCTGTCTCTCCGTCGGCGATCTTTGCGGGCTTGCCCGAAAGGCTGACCCAAATAATCTCCCCGTTCTTGCGGCGCATCTGTCGTTCGATCCATCCGGTTTCCCGCTCTTCGTTGGGGAGCGTGGACAATTCTTCGTCCTTAAGATTATCATCCAGCGGATGGGCGTAGAGGTCGAAAAGCGTCATATTCGCCAGTTCATCATGTTCGTATCCGAACAAATGAATAAAAGCGGCGTTGTGGCGCACGATCAACCCGTTTTCGTAACTGATCGAGCAGTAGGCGCTCGGGGCGTTTTCATAAAGGTCCTGATACTGTTCCTTGGCGGCGAGCATGGCCGCTTCGGCATGTTTGCGCTTGGTGATGCTGCGTCCGTAAACCTTGATGCCGTAAGGTGAGCGCATATGTATAAAAGATAATCGCATTTTCATAAAGAGTAAGGAAAATGCCGATTCACCGCAGACGCATTCCATGTAAACTTCAGGCGTTTCCGAAGTGCGGGCGGATTTAAGAAGTTCGGCAAAGATCAGGCGCCATTCCTCAGGCGCCGGTTGATCGATCCCGAATTTGAAATAATCCAGCAGAGGCGCGCTCGCCTTGTTGGCATAAGAAAGTCTGCCGTCTTGCGTGAACATCAGCAACGGGCTGGGGTTTTCCTCCGGAAAGCTCGCCATTACTTCATTTCTATGGATAATTATCTCCATGCTTTTCCGTTTGTCGATCTCTTTGCTCAACTCCATGGTGCGCCTCTGGATGCGGGCCTCCAGCTCCGCTTCCCATCCCTTGCGCCGATAACAGAGAGCCGCCGTTATCCAGATTACCAGAATGGTCTGTCCCCGGTCGGTCAGAACCATCCAGTCGATTTCGTACGGCGCCGAGAAAAAATACCCGAGAACGGTCAAGACAGAGCCTGTAGCCGCCAGGACAAATACAAAATTGCGTCGGGGGTGCCATAATCCGGTCAGCACAAGGGCGATGTAAGGCACGCAGGCGGCTATCCCCAGGGGAAACGACACGTCAAGAACAAAAACGCCCGCCGCGATCAAGGCGATGATCGCTAAAAAATGAAGGCCATATGCGCGAGCGATGAAACTCATGCCACGCTCCCGAAAGGGTTATGCGACGGGACTCCCCCCCCCAGCAATTCCTATGCCACAGGTGATATGTGGGGATTCCATCAATCCGATACAACAAACGCATGACAATCCGCCTTGTTATCGGGCGCAACATGCCGCCGGGAACACGATATTAATCAGTGACAATTATGCGATGGTATGGGTTAATTACAAGAAAGTCAAATCGAAACCCTACAATTACGGGGAGACTCTTCCCGCCGCCCGTCTTTGCGAGGATTGCGAGAAGCGGAGCGACGAAGCAAGACGAAGCAATCCATTCTTCGTTGCCGCCATCCGGATTGCTTTGCTCCGCTCGCAATGATGGTAATGAAACGGCTTACCTTTCATTATGCTTTCGCGTCTTTGCGTCTTCGCGTGAAACATGGTCTGTTCACNNNNNNNNNNNNNGCAAAGACGCCAAGGTGGCCGCAGCTTACACTCGGCTTTTGCTGAAATTTTTGGGGAAGGTCCTGATTAATAAGTCTGTTGACATTTTAAAATAGTCCCTATCTCTATATATGTTATCTGTATTTCTTGAAATGAATTATGGTTTAGGCTATGGCCGTTAATCGTGGAAATGCCCTGCGTCGACTAAGGCGCCCCTAGGACTCCGTCGCCGCGACTTTGTCTTGGCCCTAAGTTGAGAAGAGGACAATTCCATGAGTAACCGGATAATCATTTTTGACACCACCCTGCGCGACGGCGAACAATCGCCGGGGGCGTCGATGGACCTTGAGGAAAAGCTGCGCATCGCCAAGACCCTGGAAGGAATGGGGGTCGATATCATCGAAGCCGGCTTCCCGATTGCCTCGGACGGTGATTTCGCGGCGGTGCGCGAGATCGCCAACACGATCATCAACTCGACCGTCTGCGGACTGGCCCGCGCCGTCGCCAAGGATATCGAACGCTGCGCCGAAGCCGTCAGGAAGGCCGAACGCGGACGCATTCACACCTTTATTTCGACCAGTCCGCTGCACATGAAGCACAAGTTGCAGATGGCGCCTGATCAGGTCCATCAGGCGGTTATCGACAGCGTCACTCTGGCCCGAAATTTATGCGGCGATGTCGAATGGTCGGCTGAGGACGGCTCGCGCACCGAGCACGACTTCCTGTGCCGTTGCGTGGAAAGCGCCATCAAAGCCGGGGCCGGGACCATAAATATCCCCGACACCGTGGGCTACGCCCTGCCGGATGAGTACGCGGCGCTGATCGCCATGCTGTTTTCGCGGGTGCCCAACATCGACAAGGCGGTAATCTCGGTGCATTGTCATAATGACCTGGGCCTAGCGGTGGCCAACTCGCTGGCGGCGGTCCGGTCCGGCGCCCGTCAGGTGGAATGCACCATCAACGGCATCGGCGAACGCGCCGGCAACGCCGCCCTGGAAGAGGTGGTCATGGCTCTGCGCACCCGCCATGACCTGATGCCGTTCCACTCGGCAATCAAGACCGAGCATATCATGAAGGCCTCGCGGCTGGTCTCCTCGATTACCGGCTTCGCCGTGCAGCCCAACAAGGCTGTCGTCGGCGCCAACGCCTTTGCCCATGAGTCGGGCATCCATCAGGACGGCATGTTGAAGAACGCCGAAACCTACGAGATCATGACCCCTGAATCGGTGGGGTTGAACGAGTCCAGGCTGGTCATGGGCAAGCACTCGGGACGCCATGCCTTCGCCGTGAAGCTGAAGGATATGGGCTATGACCTCGGCGCCGGCGCCATAACCGACGCTTTCAGGCGTTTCAAGGATCTGGCCGACAAGAAAAAGGAGATTTTCGACGATGACATCATCGCCCTGGTCGATGACGAGGTATTGCGCGTCAACGACCGTATGCGGATGATTTCATTGGAGATAAAGTGCGGCACCAAACACCGCCCGCCGACAGCCGAGTTGAGCCTGCTGATCGACGGCAAGCTCAAGGAATGCTCGTCCGTCGGCAGCGGTCCCGTTGACGCCGCCTTTAACTGCATCAAGGAGCTGTTTCCTCATGAGGCGGTGTTGCGGCTCTATCAGGTTCACGCCGTTACCGAAGGAACCGACGCCCAGGCCGAGGTAACCGTGCGTCTGGAACTTGACGGAAAGTCGGTCAACGGGCTGGGCGCCGACACCGATACCATGGTGGCCTCGGTCAAGGCGTATGTTAATGCGTTAAACAAAATTATCGGCAAATGAAGATAAATCGTCTTTGCCGGCGCTTTCGGCTTAGGGCCAAGACTCATTAAATTCATGAATTCTGCGCGAAGCAGAAAAGGCGGCCCGGCTATGAAAAGGCCGAAAAGCGTAGTATTTGCTACGGTTGAGGCCTTTGAAGACGTCCGGTCGCCTTTTCTGCCGCGCCCGAGAAGGGTGACATCAGAATGACCGAATGGGCGGCGGAAAATCGGCTCGCCGGGGGCTTTTAAGCCCGCCTTCGCCGATTCTCCTTGCCCCTCGGTCATTTTGATGTCACAGAATTTCACGATTTTAATGGGTTTTGGCCCTAGCCCTGAGCGCGACAATTTTTTATAAAGGGACTGCTTTTGATCGGGAATAAGGTGCAGGGCTAATGTTTTCCAGACTCTTCGGCTTTCTGTCAGCCGACATGGCGATCGATTTGGGAACGGCGAACACCCTTGTCTATGTGAAGGGCAGGGGGATCGTGCTCAACGAGCCGTCGGTCGTCGCCATCGCCGATATCAAGGGCAAAAAGCATGTGCTCGCCGTCGGCGAGGAAGCCAAGCAGATGCTCGGCCGCACGCCGGGAAATATCAACGCCATCCGTCCCTTGCGTGACGGCGTTATCGCCGACTTCGAAGTCGCCGAGGAAATGATCAAGTACTTTATCCGCAAGGTCCACAATCGGCGCAGTTTCGCCAGCCCCATGGTTATCATCTGCGTACCCTCCGGCTCCACCGCCGTTGAACGCCGGGCCATCCAGGAATCGGCGGAGAGCGCCGGCGCCAGGCGCGTCTTCCTGATCGAGGAACCGATGGCGGCGGCTATCGGGGCCGGATTGCCGGTAACCGAGCCTACCGGCTCGATGGTGGTTGATATCGGCGNNNNNNNNNNNNTGCTGAGTCTCGGCGGCATTGTCGTCGCCCGCTCGGTAAGGGTCGGCGGCGACAAGATGGACGAGGCCATTATCGGCTACATCCGCCGTAACCATAACCTCCTGGTCGGCGAAAGCAGCGCCGAACGCATCAAGGAAGAAATAGGCTCCGCCTGTCCCCCGGAAGAAGGGGAAGGCAGGACCATGGAAATCAAGGGCCGCGACCTGATGAACGGCGTACCCAAGGAACTGATTATCAGCGAGCGTCAGATCGCCGAAAGTCTGGCCGAGCCGGTAGGCGCCATCGTTGAGGCGGTCAAGGTTGCCCTTGAACACACCGCGCCCGAACTGGCCGCCGATATCGTTGACAAAGGCATTGTGCTTACCGGCGGCGGCGCCCTGCTCAGCAACATCGACTATGTGCTGAGGCACGCCACCGGATTGCCGGTCTCTATCGCTGACGACCCCCTGTCATGCGTCGTGCTCGGCACCGGACGCGCCCTGGAAGAAATGAAGAAGTTAAAGCATGTTCTGACAAGCATGTATTAACTTTTATTGGTAACTTTAATTAAGAAATGACTGCTATAAATACTCTGTACAACGTCGGATTACCTGCCCGATTTATTTTCAGGAGGGCGGATTGAACGAACGGCTGCGCCCGGTCCCGCGCGTTGCGGCTCCGATCAAAAATCTGGCCCGCAGGTTTTCCTACGCCGGATTGGTCGTGTTTGCGTTCGCCCTGATGCTGCTGGGCAAAGCCGATCTGGTGCTGATGGAACGCTTCCGCGTTCAGGTGACCGATGCCGTCGCCCCCATCCTTGACGCCGCTTCACGCCCCGTCGCCACGATCACCGATATAGTCAGCCAGATTAACGAACTGGCCGACATAAGGTCTCAAAACATGCAATTGCATGAGGACAACCGGCGTCTTTTGCAATGGCAGACCGCCGCCCGTCGTCTGGAGGCGGAAAACAACGCCTTGCGCGATCTTCTCAAATTTACCCCCGATCCTCTCGCCGGCTATGTGACCGCCCGGGTTGTCGCCGACACAGGCGGCGTCTTCGCGCATAATCTGCTGATCAATGTCGGCGAACCGGGCGGAATAAAGAAAGATCAGCCGGTGATTACCGGCGAGGGGCTGGTCGGCCGCATCGCCGGCGTCGGCGGCCGTTCATCGTGGGTGTTGCTGATTACCGATCTTAACTCGCATATCCCGGTGTTGATTGAACAAACGCGCACCCGCGCCATCATGGCCGGCAACAACACGGAGCGTCCGCGACTGATCCATTTGCCGCAAGGCGTAGAAGTATCGCCCGGCCAGCGCATCATCACATCGGGTCACGGCGGCGTGTTTCCTCCGGGGCTGCCGATCGGCGTGGTCGCTTCGGTCAGCGATAACGGCATAGAAATCCAGACTTTTATGACTCGCAGCCACCTTGAATATGTCCGCATAGTCGATTTTGGAAGCGGTGTTAAAATAGAGCCGTCGCCGGCGCCCGCCGCCGAGATTCGAGTCAAGGACGCCGGAGGCGAGAAGAAGACGCCATGAGGCCTTCGTTCTGGCATCGCCTGGATGTCTGGGCGCGCCGGTTAACGCCTTTCGGACTGACATTGATCCTGGTTTTGGCCGGCGTCGTGCCGTTTTACGTTCCCGGATATGCCAGGGTGATTCCGCTGCTGCCGCTGATGGCCATCCATCACTGGACCATAAACCGGCCGGAGTTGATGCCGGCCTATGCGGTCTTCATCATCGGGATATTGCAGGATATCCTGACCGGCATACCGATCGGAATCAGCGCGGTTGTGTTTCTCGGCGTCCATGGCGTTGTGCGCTCGCAACAACGGTTTTTCGCCGGCAAGTCTTTTGCCGTCGTGTGGCTGGGTTTCGCCCTGGTGGCGGGAGGCGCGGCTCTGGCAAGCTGGATATTGATCTCGATTTACAACATGACGCCGGTTACTCCCGACGCGGCATTCTTCCAGTATCTGGTGACGCTGGGCTGTTTCCCGCCGGTTGCCTGGGTGTTCCTGCGTTGGCAGCAAACCTTTCTTAAGCAAGACTAAAATGCTGAGAGACAGTGATCGCCATAAACTTTTCAACCGACGCGCCTTCATGCTGGCGGGCGGCAAGCTGGCGCTGTTGTCGGCGTTGGTCGGGCGCATGTATTACCTGCAGGCGATAGAGTCCGAGCGCTATGCGACGCTGGCCGAGGATAACCGCATCAATCTGAGGCTGTTGCCGCCGCCGCGTGGACGCATCGTTGACCGTTACGGCGAGCCGATGGCGGTCAATCAGCGCAATTACCGCGTGGTCCTGAATGCCGAGGACGTCAAGGACGCCGAGGCGATGCTGGACGTTCTCGGCTCGATCATCAGCATCGGCCCCGGTGAGCGTCGGCGAATTATGCGCGATATCCGGCGCCAGCGCAGTTTCGTTCCGGTCACCCTGCGCGAGAACCTGAATTGGGATGAAGTGGCCAGCATCGAGGTCAACTCGCCGGACCTTCCCGGAATCACCATCGACGTCGGACAGAGCCGGCACCACCCCCATGCCGTTGATACCGCTCATATTCTGGGGTATGTGGCCGCCGTTTCCGAGAATGAAACAGGTAATGATCCGTTGCTGGAATTGCCGGGCTTTCGCATCGGTAAATCAGGCATTGAGAAAATCCATGATCTAGCGTTGCGCGGCACGGGCGGCAGTTCCCAGGTGGAAGTCAACGCGCTGGGAAGGGTGATCCGCGAGCTTTCCCGCCAGGATGGTCAGCCCGGCGCCGAGGTCAGCCTGACCATTGATCTGGGTCTGCAACAAATGGTCAGCCGGCGGCTGGGCGATGAAAGCGCGGCGGTGGTCGTCATTGACGTGCATAACGGCGACATCCTGGCCATGGCCTCGACGCCCGGCTTTGACCCCAACGCCTTCAATAAAGGCCTAAGTTCCGATCAATGGAAAGATATGGTTTCCGACGTCAGGTCGCCGCTGACCAACAAGTCGATCAGCGGCAATTATTCTCCAGGCTCCACATTCAAGATGGTGGTGGCGCTGGCGGCGCTGGATAAGGGAGTCATCACTCCCAAAAGCGAGGTTTTCTGCCGTGGCTACATCGAACTGGGAGACGCCAAGTTCCACTGCTGGAAAAAGGGCGGCCACGGCGTCGTCGATCTGGATAAGGGCATTACCGAATCCTGTGACGTTTTCTTCTACGATACGGCGCTGCGCACCGGAATCAACCGCATCTCGGCCATGGCCAAGCGTCTGGGGATGGGGCAGTTGTCGGGAATTGATTTACCCGGCGAGCAGCCGGGATTGATGCCGACTCATGACTGGAAGCGCGCCGTTATGGGCATACCCTGGCAGTCGGGCGAGACCATGATTGCCGGAATCGGCCAGGGATACATGCTGGCGACTCCCCTGCAACTGGCGGTGATGACGGCGCGTCTGGTTAACGGCGGTTTCGCGGTTGTGCCGCACCTGACCGGCAGCGTTAAAACCTCCGGCGCCGTGATTAATAACAATCCTGTTTCGCAAGTGAGCATGGATTTGTCTCCGGCGCATGTGGCGCTGATCCGCGACGGAATGGAATCTGTCGTCAACGATCCCAGAGGCACCGCCTTTAATGCGCGCATCGACAGGCCCGGCTACGAAATGGGTGGCAAGACCGGCACCGTTCAGGTCCGCCGTATTTCCAGCGCCGAACGTGAACAAGGCGTACGCAAGAATGAAGACCTGCCCTGGAAGGAAAGGGACCATGCGCTGTTCGTCGGTTATGCGCCGCTGAAAGCTCCCCGTTATGCGGTGTCCGTGGTGGTGGAACACGGCGGCGGCGGCTCGAAGGTGGCGGCGCCCATCGGCCGCGATGTCCTGATCGAAGCCCAGGTTCGCAACTCGGCCGGTCGCGGAGTGGAGCAACCGGCCGGCGAAGCCGTGGGTAGCGGGGCATAGGCAATGGAAGAACACGGCCTGCATCGAACCGAACTGACGCTTATGCAGAAACTATGGCAGATTCAGTGGATTTTTGTTCTGCTTGTCTGCGCCACCGCCGGCGTCGGCTTCGCCATGCTTTATTCCGCAGGCGGCGGGACGGCCGGAACCGGCAATATCGATCCCTGGGCTTCGCGCCAGATGATGCGCTTCGGGGTCGGCATGGTGCTGATGCTGATGGTGGCGCTGACCGACATTCGCCTGTGGCTGCGTTATGCGTATGCTTTTTATGTGCTGACGCTGCTGTTGCTGGTGGCCGTCGAGTTCAGCGGATCGGTGGGGATGGGAGCGCAACGCTG
It includes:
- a CDS encoding 2-isopropylmalate synthase, translated to MSNRIIIFDTTLRDGEQSPGASMDLEEKLRIAKTLEGMGVDIIEAGFPIASDGDFAAVREIANTIINSTVCGLARAVAKDIERCAEAVRKAERGRIHTFISTSPLHMKHKLQMAPDQVHQAVIDSVTLARNLCGDVEWSAEDGSRTEHDFLCRCVESAIKAGAGTINIPDTVGYALPDEYAALIAMLFSRVPNIDKAVISVHCHNDLGLAVANSLAAVRSGARQVECTINGIGERAGNAALEEVVMALRTRHDLMPFHSAIKTEHIMKASRLVSSITGFAVQPNKAVVGANAFAHESGIHQDGMLKNAETYEIMTPESVGLNESRLVMGKHSGRHAFAVKLKDMGYDLGAGAITDAFRRFKDLADKKKEIFDDDIIALVDDEVLRVNDRMRMISLEIKCGTKHRPPTAELSLLIDGKLKECSSVGSGPVDAAFNCIKELFPHEAVLRLYQVHAVTEGTDAQAEVTVRLELDGKSVNGLGADTDTMVASVKAYVNALNKIIGK
- a CDS encoding rod shape-determining protein MreC: MRPVPRVAAPIKNLARRFSYAGLVVFAFALMLLGKADLVLMERFRVQVTDAVAPILDAASRPVATITDIVSQINELADIRSQNMQLHEDNRRLLQWQTAARRLEAENNALRDLLKFTPDPLAGYVTARVVADTGGVFAHNLLINVGEPGGIKKDQPVITGEGLVGRIAGVGGRSSWVLLITDLNSHIPVLIEQTRTRAIMAGNNTERPRLIHLPQGVEVSPGQRIITSGHGGVFPPGLPIGVVASVSDNGIEIQTFMTRSHLEYVRIVDFGSGVKIEPSPAPAAEIRVKDAGGEKKTP
- a CDS encoding penicillin-binding protein 2, translating into MLRDSDRHKLFNRRAFMLAGGKLALLSALVGRMYYLQAIESERYATLAEDNRINLRLLPPPRGRIVDRYGEPMAVNQRNYRVVLNAEDVKDAEAMLDVLGSIISIGPGERRRIMRDIRRQRSFVPVTLRENLNWDEVASIEVNSPDLPGITIDVGQSRHHPHAVDTAHILGYVAAVSENETGNDPLLELPGFRIGKSGIEKIHDLALRGTGGSSQVEVNALGRVIRELSRQDGQPGAEVSLTIDLGLQQMVSRRLGDESAAVVVIDVHNGDILAMASTPGFDPNAFNKGLSSDQWKDMVSDVRSPLTNKSISGNYSPGSTFKMVVALAALDKGVITPKSEVFCRGYIELGDAKFHCWKKGGHGVVDLDKGITESCDVFFYDTALRTGINRISAMAKRLGMGQLSGIDLPGEQPGLMPTHDWKRAVMGIPWQSGETMIAGIGQGYMLATPLQLAVMTARLVNGGFAVVPHLTGSVKTSGAVINNNPVSQVSMDLSPAHVALIRDGMESVVNDPRGTAFNARIDRPGYEMGGKTGTVQVRRISSAEREQGVRKNEDLPWKERDHALFVGYAPLKAPRYAVSVVVEHGGGGSKVAAPIGRDVLIEAQVRNSAGRGVEQPAGEAVGSGA
- a CDS encoding rod shape-determining protein MreD → MRPSFWHRLDVWARRLTPFGLTLILVLAGVVPFYVPGYARVIPLLPLMAIHHWTINRPELMPAYAVFIIGILQDILTGIPIGISAVVFLGVHGVVRSQQRFFAGKSFAVVWLGFALVAGGAALASWILISIYNMTPVTPDAAFFQYLVTLGCFPPVAWVFLRWQQTFLKQD